The window tgttagccgaccccgaatcatttcgggactaaggctttgttgttgttgttgttgttgttgttgtaagcTTCTACAATCGATTCGTGAGTCAAAACTCAGATAGAAATGCTACAATGCCAGTAACAGTTTCCAGTTCATGTGAAATTGTGAACACATGGTAATAGGTGTGTGCGTAATACAAGCTTCAAGCCCAGAGGACATTGGCATGCAGGGGTgtattagagattaatataaataaaagctattattggccttaactatcagcttaacctttggttcaattggttccatgatagTATAATATAAAGTTCACGGACTTCTATGTCAAGAAATGAAATTTGGGATCGATAATGTTAATAGCGCTACAGTTCAAGGGCCATGGATGTATTTTACCATAGAAGTTCAAAGCATGGAGTTTGTACCACTCTATTTAAAACTATCAAGACTCCAAGTGCCCAAGCAGTAGGTGATTAGCCACTCTATTTGTCTATCGTTTCCTATTCATAGATTTCCTTGTGTTATTAAGTAGGATGCAAATAAGTCTAAAGAGAGAATGTCTTTGCTTGACTCCATCAGAGAAACTCATAGTTCACTTGTTAATTTTATCATTGAGAGCATTTCAAAGTGTATAAACATTATAAACAATAAAGGGGCAAAAGAGGGTAATAAATGGCGAAGAATCAAGATAACAAAATGAGAAATTCCAGATCTATAACTAACTTCCAGAAAAATCTATCTTGGCTGAAAATTAAGGGTGTTGAGGAAAAGGCCTAACCTGCAAAAAAAAACTGATGTTTGCAATGAAGCATGCACAAACCGCTGAATAATCTTCTCCTTGCTATATCAACATAGAGAGCAGCCTTTGGTTAGCAGTTCATGAATCCCATAAAGGATCCTTGACCAAGAGATTTATCTTCTCCTGAAGGAATTTCAATACATCTTCTCTTCCTTCTTTAATAAGCAAATGTCTTAATCTTCCAAATGTCACACCTGAAGGTCTTAGTCCCTTTTCTATCATATCTTCCAACAATATGCAAGCTTGAGAAACATCACCCTCCTTACACAGTCCACTTATAAGAACCGAAAAAGTGTGCATACTCGGAACAAATTGCATCTTCTTCATGTACTTCCATACCTTAAGTGCCTTCTCCAGTTCATTCGTATCACAGAACATCTTTATCATCATGGTATATGTGTCAGCGTCTGGATCACATACCCTTATCATCCTTCGAAACACCTTAAAAGCCTCATCAGTCTCTCCACGGCCGATCAAACTGTTCAGAATAATGTTTAATGTTCTCGAGTTCGGTTTTACACCCTTGCAATCCATCTCATTCAAAACTCTGTAGACATTCTTGACCTTGTTCACCTTGCAAAAAGCACCAATTAGAGCATTATATACAACCACATCAGCTCGGACTCCATCCTTTTCCATCTGTAGAAAGGTATCAACAGCATCTTCAATCCGATTTTCGATACCATATGTATGAACCAGAATACTGTAAATAAAAGTCGTAGGCTTGCAATAAGTGGATTCCATTTCCCTGACAATTTCGAGCGCTTCATCAACCCTTCCAGCCTTGCAAAGAATATCCACCATGATAACATAAGTCACAATATCCGGGCTGCAACCCATGTCAACCATTTCTCTAAAAGTTTCCCTCGCCTTGGGTAGATTTGGATCCTTTCCCCATCCCTCTATCAAGATACTATAAGTTTTCGAGTCGGGAACAAATCGGTCCTTCATACTGTCAAAAATTTCTTGAGCTTTCCTCACATTCTTAGACTTGCATAAAGCACTAAGCAAGCTGTTGAATGCTGCAAGATTAGGGGGAACATCGTACTTCTCCATGACATTAAATGTGTAAACAGCTTCCTCCAGCTTTTGAGCCCTAGCATACTTTCTCATAATGATGCAAAAAGTCTCAACATTCAGCAGTCTCTTGCTCTTCATTGAATTGACAAGATCCCACATGATTTGGTACTGCCTTATCTTGGCCAGAGACTCTATCATAGTATGATAAGCTCTAATGCTGTGTGTATAATGTCTTTGCTTCTCTGCCCATTCAAAGAATCGATATGCCACCATACCAGCATTCTCAAATCTCTTGAGGACATCTTCAACTATTTCCGGTGAAACCTTAACACCATTTTGGTCAAGAGCAGTATGAAGAGTAACCACTGGGGTGAACATCATGATTTTGTATATCCATTTCGTTACATCTGCTATTTCACTTGTGCTTTCACTGGAATTGTATCTCCTCGCTGATAAAATAAACCAACCTGAAGACAATTTACGGGAATAACTTGTAATTCTGTTCATATCGAGGAAGCAAATCGAGTGTCTGTAAGCTCCACCTGAAgcacaagaaaaacaaaaccagttagatttttttttcttttttaaaattcCAGCTTTGGCGCAacagtaaacgttgttgtcgtgtgaccgagaggtcatgggttcgagtcttaggagcggcctcttgccaaaaaattggtaggggaaggcttgcccccaatacacccttgtggtgggacccctcccggaccctcgcttagcaaGGAAGCGTAATGCACTGGGCCacccttataaaaaaaatccagcTTTCAGATCATTCATGGCCAATACAGATGCTAGTTGTTTCAAAAATTATCTGGAATGAACTGTAAAACTTTCTCTAAACTGACCATGAAATCACCATATAATCATCAGCAATTGCTACTATAAACCAGAGAATGGCTTTTGTGGAGTGATAGAAATGTTTTTGaggcattttatcaaacaggTATCATGCAATGGAAAAAGCTGGTTCAACTTTACAGTTACAGGATTATCTTATATTATTGCATAGAAAACATGTATAACAAAGTAATAGCTCAACTCCAAAGCTAAAAATTAACAGGCTAATAAATAATTTGGAAAGGCAAACTGTAATATAAAAGAATGTCAAGGTCAGTTCTTCTTTCCTCAGAAAATTAAATCTCTTGGTTTCAACATGCGAAAACGAAATGAGATCCAACACTTTATGCAATTCCAGGCTGAAATTAAATCCCAAAGGATGCATTTTTATCAGAGAAAAGATTACGCAGGAGAGAATTAAATTACCAAAAAGGAAAAAGCTTCGCTGCTTAGAAATCGTAGCCTTGATGATAAGAGTTCAAGCATCAATTGCAGGTCTCTGAGGAAGAAATTCACTGTAACTACTCTCTGATGGAGGTGGGCGGAGTCTGCTGGTTGTTTTTGTTCACCAGCCGGATACCCGCCCGGCCCGTGTCCGCTGGACCGCAGTTGCACatgaaaaaatttagaaaatttacagaaattcagatttgaaaaattatttaaaactatgtctaatgattttgaattatgtcaaacttataaaattagcatttttaatatattttaagaatcagaatttataaattaaatatttaaaatataatttttagggtttaaaatttataaattgggtctagaatttttaaattaaagtgtaatttttaagatttaagtttaataatatgatttagttgtaattttgtagttatttatgatattcatatatttgacccATGAAATTTGACCCATGAAATTTTATATTTACGCCCAGAATGATCCAGACATGCAAAATTCTATCTCTATTTTTGGACGAATTTGAGATTTATAAAGATAGCAGGCCGGctcgcctattaatattaattaataaattaataaatttatatattaatattaatttttaagtataaatttaaatttttattattaaaaattatacacaTATACTTAGTGGACTAATATAGATTGAATTTTGGATTTGATTTTTGAACCAGAATCCAGTCCTGCTCgactattaatattaattaataaattaataaatttatatattaatattaatttttaagtataaatttaaatttttattattaaaattatacacATATAATTAGATGGACTTATATAGATTGAATTTTGGATTTGATTTTTGAACCAAAATCCAGTCCTGCTCGAACTGCCTAAATTAACAACGGATTGGACTGAACTTAAgctaaacattaaaaaaaaaaacttactagACCAGCAATGACTAGGTCTATTTGTTAATAGCTATTGgtcatttttgtaattaatccTTATTTTGTATAGTAATTTATTATTAGTGATTGGGGACAAATTTGATCAACTTTTTTTGTAAAATGTAAATTTGGAAATTTGGTTCtaacaaataagaaaaaaaattctaatgaaAATTCAGGTAGAAATTTCGATGATCCACTAATATGTGTTAAAGGAAGATGAAACAAAAAACCAACAATTGTAAGAATAAAACCAGCAATGTCGTGTTAGGAAAATTAAACttcaatttgaaataaaaaatttaacagaGAAGAATAAGGAGTTGAAGGATCTCAATATTCACAAAACTGAAGAAATTGCATATATTCGAACATTATAGATAATTACGGAACTTACCATATTCTATATCAAAAGTGATGGAATCATGTTTTTACAtactatttaaaataataatttaatatacaatttcaaaatcatattttcacccgtgtttaattttaatttaatatttatgaattaataatttatattaagattgtttcaaaaaaaataatttatattaagataattatattaaaaaaaattatattaataaaattagttagaGCTTTTTTAAACCAAttatttaaagttttttttttggcaaaattatttagagttttaagtgttataattttgaatttgtttatttaattattgaataatttgttttttttatataaaaattgcGTATATCTAAAATGATAGGAAAACAACAAGTACAACAAGTACATCATTATTGAataatttgttaaatttatgcAATGCTATGTactttgaaaaaaattaaaataaaaaggtacGCAATTGTATACTTTTATCAATGTTTTAAAACAAAAGTTATACtataaacacaaaaaaaaaacaaaaattataattttgaggAGGCTTTTTCTCAAGGCAAGTGCAGCCAAATTCAACTTTTAGGCTAAAAGTACTGCCAATGCCATGGAAACCTCCTAGAAGCTTCAAGCTATTGGATTTCTTTATCCAACTTTTTCACTCTctctttttttggtaaattacacATATGACCATGAACTTTATCTTTTTAATATTATGATCACTATTTATACTTTCTAACATCAAAGTTGTACGATCTTAACCACTATATATAACCCTTCGTTATAAACATGATAAAAATGAtgtttttaaacaaatttaatttttgttctcTTTAGTTTTAAAGttatttaaatgtttttttttgttagaagAGAGAAAATGTATTTAAAGAATGAAAATGTGgttctaaataattttatttttttggaataaagtgcaaaaatactcataacgtttacagtcaggagcaattttactctaatGCTGGCAAATGCggcaatttcagatattattataaaacacagttattttgttcttattATGCATCAATTGtacgtaagtttatttaaaatatatatatatatatttcatattttcttgtgatttaataatataattggagattaatatttataaattcgacgaaatattttgaatttttttttatccaactcgtataatagataatatgtttttaaatttttttcacgtctaatcatatatttttgatctgttactaatgaatgataaaatgactcatatttgaagtgtagatgacaaaagtcatgaccgagaagacaatttaatgaattatttctcaaattgacaatatcaggggtaaaattgttattgactgctaatgttaggagtaaaattgcataattttagatgttagggataaaattactgttgactgtaaacgttatgagtatttttacacgttatccttatttattttttttggaatttcagttattttgaaattaattaCTTTTATAAAGTGTTGTGAAGACAAAGTTGAATGACTTTCgaactaaagcttcaaaatcaattaagattataaattatcaaaatcatcaatcaaattcttgaattaagtaaaaattatcaattgagttCTCATCCTATCCTAAAATGAGAAAtctgactatttgatatagactgtaataatatCCGTGTTGGTTCGAAATGATTTTGGGATTTGAAAGtattcaaccgaatgattttcgataagacctcaattgataatttttgtttagaatgaggactcaaatgatgatttttgcttagttcagagatataattcataattttaatagtttaatatCCTAATTAACTTTGAAGCGTTAGTTTGTGGATCTAAATGGATATTATGCCTTAAGATTTTCAATTTAGTAGGCATAATGTTAATAAAAGTAAATCTCAGTGgtcatagatgtaatttacccatgttTTGCTTAAACTAGTCCAAACTAACAAGAGTGCCCAATTTtttaagggtaaagttcaaataaaacccctgtggtttcactaattttcagataaaggactgtggtttactttttgtcaaaacgaggattgaggtttttaactttaacaaaataaggactttttcgattgatactattaaaatcacatttgacgacttcaaaaatgacatattttaagaactactaatattccaagcaactttaattcttcaactttttaattttgagattgtttagatgatgtttggtaaagagagagaaagttaatgtttagagagagaaagtttcaaaaaagatgattttcgaaaatcgaaaatgtagttccatagaaaatatgacattgaacaactttaattcttgaaaattttcattttcaggtcgttaaagatgattttaatagcattaatccaagtctGAAACCTCAAtcattgttttgacaaaaagtaaaccacagtcctttatctgaaaattagtgaaaccacaggggttttatttgaagtttaccCATTTTTTAATTCATAACGTGCAATTGTTTTGACCACTATAGCCTGCCATTGTTGATCACAACTTCTCAAGTCTGAACTTTCTGTTCTTAATTTTAAAACATACCTGCAACTAAAAACCCTAATGAATTAAAATGGGCAATCATCAATTTCcctcctttctctttctcttcctctccttcttcttcaccCTAATTTCCTCCTCCAttgcagcttcttcttcttcttcttcttgtcctATAGATTTCAGCTATGTCCAAACCACCCCATGGGATAAATCAGGCTGTCAAATACCAGATAAAGGACACTGCTGTGTCACTCTTCTCAGCCTTTTCGGTATGGGACTTTCACAACATCTTAGGGAATCTTCTATGTTTCAGTTGCCTAATTCAAATGTTTCATCTGCTTGTCTATCTGATTTTCAAGCAAAGGTTGCAACTTTAGCTATTCAACCTAATCTAATCCCTACCTGCTTTGAAAACCCTAATCAATTTGTTGCCAATGAATCAAGTTGTGTTGGGATTATTAATACCCAAGATTGGACAGAAAAAGCAGGCCCAATTACTCCTTTGCAAACCGCTTGTAAAGGGGATGTAGCAGGTTTGACACAGTGCAGTTCTTGTGTTGAAGCTGGGCAAAAGGTCACTTCTCAGTTAAGCAGTATAGACCCTAATTCTACTTCTAAATGTTTTTACTTTACCTGTTTATATGCTGCTGCCATTGTTAATGAGTTTGGTCCTCTTGATCCTAGAACTGCTAGTTGTATCTTAGGTTTGCCATTGGCAAACTCAGTTTCTGCTAAAGACTCAAAAGGGTCCAGTAAGAACAATTTGCTTAAGCTGGTTATTGGTTTTTTGGGTGGTTTTATTGGTGTTCTAGTTGTTTTAGGGTTGATTATATGGTacaagaaaagaagaaaggTTAATGCTTTACATAGAGAATATGTGAGCAATTTCAGGGCTAGTGTGCTACCTAATTCTGGTGCAAAATGGTTTGATTTATCAGAACTTGAAAGAGCTACTAATGGATTTTCGCAGAGGAATTTCATCGGTCAAGGTACTTTCGGGGTTGTGTATAAAGGTGTATTAGCAGATGGGACAGTTGTGGCAGTGAAACAAATGCAAGATTCTGATTCACAAGGGGATGAAGAATTCTCCAATGAGGTTGAAATCATAAGCAAAATCCGGCATAGGAATCTTCTTTCTCTTCGAGGATGTTGCGTCTCGAGTGATCATTTACAAGGTAAAAGGAGATACCTTGTTTGTGATTTCATGTCCAATGGCAGCCTTAGTGAACATTTATCAACTGTTCATAGCAGAAAGCAATTAAGTTGGCCTCTAAGGAAGAACATTGTTCTTGATGTAGCTAAAGGACTTGCTTACTTACATCACGGTCTCAAACCTGCGATTTTTCACCGCGATATTAAGTCTACTAACATACTACTAGACCAGGAAATGAAAGTGAAAGTTGCAGATTTCGGGTTGGCGAAACAGAATTTAGGTGGTCAATCACATCTCACCACTAGAGTAGCAGGCACACATGGTTACTTAGCACCGGAATATGCTTTATACGGGCAATTAACAGAGAAAAGCGACGTATATAGCTTTGGAATTGTGATTCTCGAAATTATGAGTGGAAGGAAAGTGCTTGATACATCGAATTCTTCGTATATTCTGATTACAGATTGGGCATGGATGCTTGCAAAATCCGGAAAAGTAGAAGAGGTTTTCGATGAGTCGATTAGGGAAGAAGGACCAAAAGGGGTAATGGAGAGGTTCGTTCTTGTTGGAATTCTTTGTGCTCATGTAATGGTAGCATTCAGGCCTACCATTGCTGATGCACTTAAAATGCTAGAGGGTGATATTGATATACCTAAATTACCTGACAGACCAATGCCGCTAGGCCACGAGTCTTTTCGATCTTCTTTCTCGAGTTCGACAGCAAGTGAAAGATCAAGAACCACCTTCAGTTCCAGCATCAGCCTAGTCTAGATCATAGTATAACTTGATCAATCTTTTGTTTGAATCCTGAAATTGTTTTTCCTtgctatttgttgattaattataCTTGATTTTAGGTTATGTCATACTGTATATATTACAAGATTAAATGAGATCTGTTCAACAATCATACAGGAtggttttttatttaatgtgaATCTTCCTTGCCAACAACTTAACTAACAATATTGTATCTAGATGTTGTAATTGTGTACAATCCGAAAACGCGACAAATTAGTTAATAATTTCAATTTAGTTTGTTACTGAACCGATGcttaaattttgaaataacaGAAGCCAGAATCACTTGCTCAAAATGCCTTAAAAGACTCTTTTGGTAACAAATTCTACACAGAATCACTTGCTCAAAATCCCTTAAAGGACTCTTTTGGTAACAAATTCTACACATGTATGCAAGATAACAGAGTATATGAAACAGTTGAATGTTTTGCCAATTTTCCAGCTACCCTCATATTCCCTGTTTTGCTCCTTTGTTTAGACAAGCACATGGGTCAACATCAGCATACCTTCTTTGCCTTGCCGTGCTGTGTCTTTTCGTTTTCACCCTATCAGCTGCTGATCCAATCTCTCAGTTTGATGTCCTGTAAATTTCAGCTACATTGAAACCTATCCGTGGCCTATGCGTCCTTGCCAAAACCTATCAGTTTCAGAAAGCTGCTGCCAAACTCTTGCTGCTGTCAATATCATTACTTTAGAATTTGCACACTATCTTAAACAGACATCTAACTTTCTTCTACCTTATATAAACTATTCCTTCTCTTATTTGATTAACTTTTGTTCGAAACGCGATTACTTGTGTGACTAAAGGGCTTGCTTACTTCCATTATTATGATGTAAGACCGATTTATCATCGGGAAATTAAGCCACGAATATACTTCTAGACTCGGACATGAAAACTAAGTATCAGAGTTTGGCGTACCCGAAATACCATATAGTTCGTTACCAGTTAACAAATGAATCAttcagatatttttttttaaaaaaaaattttgcgCACAATGCAGtgacattaaagaagaaagaaaaatctccaacccacccggatgtgattcaaacccatgacctcccaagttataggtaagctctcgaccactaggctaagagcttcaccataAAAAAATCAATGTGCAGTGGTATTGTCTTATACCATCACAAATAAGAATTTATAAATGTCAATTGAAGGAGGAATATTTATATCTTGCTTTTATTGATGAATCAGTATCACAATTACAAATTAATCATCTGCATCTGCAAATGATGAATTCTATAATGCTAACCTGATAATAGCAAAATCATTCATACAAATAACTATCAATTTCCCGACGCTGGTCGTCAAAACAATCAATTCTCAAGATTTTGACACTCAGAGTGAGTCCTCCAAGCTTGAGATTGGATGGATCATTAAAAAAATCAGAAGCAAAGGAGGAGATTTTGGGTAAGATATGACAAATGAAGTTTTGAGTATGAAGATCATATTCAACATCTCCTGTGACTTTACTAATTGTGGAGACAAGTGCATTTGTTATGATGTAATTTCTAATACCCGTTAATGATAAGAAGATGCGTGGCTGAGGATATGATTTTCGGACTGCAGAGATAGGTAATGAATCGGAATTTGAGAATTGAGGACTGTAGTGAAATTCCACCTCGAGTTCCACTTTATCATCAAATTCAATAGCTTTATCATCATCTTCCCAGCTTATACTATAACAAGTCTCGTACTTCACTTCCATTGTTAAATCAGCAATAAAATCGAAATTTGTTTGGAGTTTTGATAGAGAGAgaatctctaaactaaagcaGTGATGTGAATGAATAAAACATTGAGTTCTTgtcatatatatacacacattgCGGAAACTGTattaattttagaaataacCTCTTTTATATTTAATGCTTTTCTAATGACACATTAAACTCGTAATTAAATCAAAActaacgttttttttttctcttccatGTGTAACTCTTTTTTTTACAAGACTCTCAGCGGTTGCTTACAAGTTACAATTAATTGtaaaaacattaattaattaattagattttaaatattttgcatTAACTATTACTACATTCGAAAATAACCTATTTTTTTAAAAGCAAAATAACCTCTTACctctttttatatt of the Euphorbia lathyris chromosome 7, ddEupLath1.1, whole genome shotgun sequence genome contains:
- the LOC136235711 gene encoding pentatricopeptide repeat-containing protein At1g77360, mitochondrial, producing MNRITSYSRKLSSGWFILSARRYNSSESTSEIADVTKWIYKIMMFTPVVTLHTALDQNGVKVSPEIVEDVLKRFENAGMVAYRFFEWAEKQRHYTHSIRAYHTMIESLAKIRQYQIMWDLVNSMKSKRLLNVETFCIIMRKYARAQKLEEAVYTFNVMEKYDVPPNLAAFNSLLSALCKSKNVRKAQEIFDSMKDRFVPDSKTYSILIEGWGKDPNLPKARETFREMVDMGCSPDIVTYVIMVDILCKAGRVDEALEIVREMESTYCKPTTFIYSILVHTYGIENRIEDAVDTFLQMEKDGVRADVVVYNALIGAFCKVNKVKNVYRVLNEMDCKGVKPNSRTLNIILNSLIGRGETDEAFKVFRRMIRVCDPDADTYTMMIKMFCDTNELEKALKVWKYMKKMQFVPSMHTFSVLISGLCKEGDVSQACILLEDMIEKGLRPSGVTFGRLRHLLIKEGREDVLKFLQEKINLLVKDPLWDS
- the LOC136201102 gene encoding probable receptor-like protein kinase At1g11050; its protein translation is MGNHQFPSFLFLFLSFFFTLISSSIAASSSSSSCPIDFSYVQTTPWDKSGCQIPDKGHCCVTLLSLFGMGLSQHLRESSMFQLPNSNVSSACLSDFQAKVATLAIQPNLIPTCFENPNQFVANESSCVGIINTQDWTEKAGPITPLQTACKGDVAGLTQCSSCVEAGQKVTSQLSSIDPNSTSKCFYFTCLYAAAIVNEFGPLDPRTASCILGLPLANSVSAKDSKGSSKNNLLKLVIGFLGGFIGVLVVLGLIIWYKKRRKVNALHREYVSNFRASVLPNSGAKWFDLSELERATNGFSQRNFIGQGTFGVVYKGVLADGTVVAVKQMQDSDSQGDEEFSNEVEIISKIRHRNLLSLRGCCVSSDHLQGKRRYLVCDFMSNGSLSEHLSTVHSRKQLSWPLRKNIVLDVAKGLAYLHHGLKPAIFHRDIKSTNILLDQEMKVKVADFGLAKQNLGGQSHLTTRVAGTHGYLAPEYALYGQLTEKSDVYSFGIVILEIMSGRKVLDTSNSSYILITDWAWMLAKSGKVEEVFDESIREEGPKGVMERFVLVGILCAHVMVAFRPTIADALKMLEGDIDIPKLPDRPMPLGHESFRSSFSSSTASERSRTTFSSSISLV